In Paractinoplanes brasiliensis, the following proteins share a genomic window:
- a CDS encoding DUF4240 domain-containing protein codes for MRTDDFWAVISRATADRPASPADVAERAAADLATRDPDEIVAWGRHLDKVMVASGTQDLWAAAYLINGGCGEEGFDSFRGWLIAHGRDAVARSVKSPDSLADVPVVRAAAETGAVFEAEEVLSIAAEAYARATGSPMPEGERPVTRPEAAELWDFDNEEEIQRRLPKLSALFLAPPE; via the coding sequence ATGAGAACCGACGACTTCTGGGCGGTCATCAGCCGCGCGACCGCCGACCGGCCTGCCTCACCCGCCGATGTGGCCGAACGCGCCGCGGCCGACCTGGCCACCCGCGATCCGGACGAGATCGTGGCCTGGGGGCGGCATCTCGACAAGGTCATGGTGGCCTCCGGCACGCAGGATCTGTGGGCCGCGGCCTATCTGATCAACGGTGGCTGCGGTGAGGAAGGCTTCGACAGCTTCCGCGGCTGGCTGATCGCCCACGGGCGCGACGCGGTGGCCCGCTCGGTGAAATCACCCGACTCGCTGGCCGACGTGCCGGTCGTGCGGGCCGCGGCCGAGACCGGCGCCGTCTTCGAGGCCGAAGAGGTGCTGTCGATCGCGGCCGAGGCCTACGCGCGGGCCACCGGGTCGCCGATGCCCGAGGGCGAGCGCCCGGTGACCCGGCCCGAGGCGGCCGAGCTGTGGGATTTCGACAACGAGGAGGAGATACAGCGCCGCCTCCCCAAGCTGTCCGCGTTGTTCCTGGCCCCGCCCGAGTGA
- a CDS encoding phosphotransferase family protein, whose amino-acid sequence MRSISLPDVPYGATAVRPDWSDLPEGVRRAVSSRLGAPVVEARSAGGGFTRAFAALVTTSSGLTGFVKAAPLPDPTSDWYAREAYITSRLPPEVAAPRPLWTMVESDYFVLCLEPVNGHVPALPWSPPELDAALEAWSSAAQALATPSRELLEAGVPALPDILRREFSWWSEIAAGREPMPRTAHGTVAPTRLAHLARLEQQLPELVAGEALMHGDLRVDNVLIDRSGRARLCDWTWPARGAAWFDTVTLLVTAFASGLDADAYLDGWNAPAEGVDGALAAMAGYWLVRADGGPSSASPHSRQHQRFSGEQALAWLADRRGW is encoded by the coding sequence GTGCGGTCCATCTCGCTTCCCGACGTGCCGTACGGCGCCACCGCCGTACGCCCGGATTGGTCGGATTTGCCGGAGGGCGTGCGCCGAGCCGTCTCGTCCCGCCTGGGCGCGCCGGTGGTGGAGGCACGCAGCGCCGGCGGCGGCTTCACCCGGGCCTTCGCGGCGCTCGTCACCACGTCGTCCGGTTTGACCGGTTTCGTCAAGGCGGCGCCGCTGCCCGACCCGACCTCGGACTGGTACGCCCGGGAGGCGTACATCACGTCCCGTCTGCCGCCCGAGGTGGCCGCGCCCCGGCCGCTCTGGACGATGGTCGAATCGGACTACTTCGTCCTCTGCCTGGAACCGGTCAACGGGCACGTGCCCGCGTTGCCGTGGTCGCCGCCGGAGCTGGATGCGGCCCTGGAAGCCTGGTCGTCCGCGGCGCAGGCCCTGGCCACCCCCAGCCGTGAGCTGCTCGAGGCCGGGGTGCCCGCGCTCCCCGACATCCTGCGCCGCGAGTTCTCCTGGTGGAGCGAGATCGCCGCCGGCCGCGAGCCGATGCCCCGCACGGCCCACGGCACCGTCGCCCCGACCCGCCTGGCCCACCTCGCCCGGCTCGAGCAGCAGCTGCCCGAGCTGGTCGCCGGGGAGGCGCTCATGCACGGCGACCTTCGGGTGGACAACGTCCTGATCGACCGGTCGGGGCGGGCCCGCCTCTGCGACTGGACCTGGCCGGCCCGCGGCGCCGCGTGGTTCGACACGGTGACGCTGCTGGTCACCGCGTTTGCGAGCGGGCTCGACGCGGACGCGTACCTGGACGGCTGGAACGCCCCGGCCGAGGGCGTCGACGGGGCGCTCGCCGCGATGGCCGGGTATTGGCTGGTACGCGCGGACGGCGGGCCCAGCAGCGCGTCGCCGCACAGCCGGCAGCATCAGCGGTTCAGCGGGGAACAGGCGCTGGCGTGGCTGGCCGACCGGCGCGGGTGGTGA
- the rpsT gene encoding 30S ribosomal protein S20 has product MANIKSQIKRNRQNEKARLRNKSVKSSLKTVIRKLNEASEAGDVQTATTLLRDASRQLDKAASKGVIHKNQAANRKSAIAKRVSSLSA; this is encoded by the coding sequence GTGGCGAACATCAAGTCCCAGATCAAGCGCAACCGGCAGAACGAGAAGGCCCGGCTGCGCAACAAGTCGGTCAAGTCGTCGCTGAAGACCGTGATTCGCAAGCTCAACGAGGCGAGCGAGGCCGGCGACGTGCAGACCGCGACGACGCTGCTGCGTGACGCCTCTCGTCAGCTGGACAAGGCCGCGAGCAAGGGCGTCATCCACAAGAACCAGGCGGCGAACCGCAAGTCGGCCATCGCCAAGCGGGTCTCCTCGCTGTCTGCCTGA